From one Mytilus edulis chromosome 1, xbMytEdul2.2, whole genome shotgun sequence genomic stretch:
- the LOC139506988 gene encoding class E basic helix-loop-helix protein 22-like gives MNEDLERKNNTSDAQDGIDFSKRFDPLINTSNSYNCDIPNGTFPHGQHSFVNSARELESGYNEFNIDVEDNSSSDSVDKNFNSDLNRDNTEYSSEEGQDFEGKIRTRRGSPHKTIRLNVNARERRRMHDLNDALDDLRSVIPYAHSPSVRKLSKIATLLLAKNYILMQANALEEMRRMIAYMKSTSPSRYEPYSAAYQRIHDIPRLPGVPSQTPETSATFQGTNCELPYNGKKV, from the coding sequence ATGAACGAAGATTTAGAACGTAAAAACAATACATCTGATGCACAGGACGGGATCGATTTTTCAAAACGATTTGACCCATTGATAAACACATCGAATTCCTACAACTGTGATATACCTAACGGAACTTTTCCACATGGCCAACACAGTTTTGTCAACAGTGCTAGAGAACTAGAAAGTGGATATAACGAATTTAACATTGACGTTGAGGATAATAGCAGTTCAGACAGTGTTGATAAAAACTTTAATTCAGATCTAAACAGAGACAATACCGAATATTCTAGTGAAGAAGGGCAAGATTTTGAAGGCAAAATCAGGACAAGGAGAGGAAGTCCACATAAAACAATTAGACTGAACGTGAACGCACGAGAAAGAAGGAGAATGCATGACTTGAATGATGCGCTAGACGATTTGAGGTCTGTCATACCCTATGCTCATAGTCCGTCTGTTCGGAAACTTTCTAAAATCGCCACACTTCTTCTAGCCAAAAATTACATTCTTATGCAAGCAAATGCACTTGAAGAAATGAGAAGAATGATTGCGTATATGAAATCAACATCACCCAGTCGTTACGAACCATACTCAGCTGCATACCAAAGAATTCATGACATACCGCGTCTTCCCGGCGTTCCCAGTCAAACACCGGAAACGTCTGCCACCTTTCAAGGAACAAACTGTGAACTCCCTTATAATGGGAAAAAGGTATAA